One Desulfobaccales bacterium genomic window carries:
- a CDS encoding 4Fe-4S dicluster domain-containing protein has translation MTAPTPSIDYAALKSGGIIMQKDEDFYAIRLRLPGGSILADLLPKIAQVAKRYGRGEVRLTARQGIEIPWIKFKEIEAARKELAGAGLTLGPCGPRFRTVTACPGLPVCRRALADSQSFARQIDWKFGGLQLPHKFKATVSACPNACSRPMENEIGFCGNAEPKLEEDACMGCGLCVDICREKALVLQDGKPQLDETRCVLCADCLQSCPTDAWKTKRMGYAVYVGGKNGRHPTQGKKIADFVDEEQGMRIIERCLDFYLQHGNKRERLGEMIRRVGMDEFKAAVLPQ, from the coding sequence ATGACTGCGCCCACACCAAGCATAGACTACGCCGCCCTGAAGTCCGGCGGCATCATCATGCAGAAGGACGAAGATTTCTACGCCATACGCTTGCGATTGCCCGGCGGCTCCATCCTTGCCGACTTGCTTCCCAAGATTGCCCAGGTAGCCAAGAGGTACGGTCGAGGCGAAGTTCGCCTCACCGCCAGGCAGGGGATCGAGATTCCCTGGATAAAGTTCAAAGAGATCGAAGCCGCCCGAAAGGAGCTTGCCGGTGCGGGTCTCACCCTCGGCCCCTGCGGCCCCCGCTTTCGCACAGTGACTGCCTGCCCCGGCCTGCCCGTCTGCCGGAGAGCATTAGCGGACAGCCAGAGCTTTGCCCGGCAGATCGACTGGAAATTCGGCGGCCTGCAGCTCCCCCACAAATTCAAAGCCACCGTCTCCGCTTGCCCCAATGCCTGCTCTCGGCCCATGGAAAACGAGATCGGCTTTTGCGGGAACGCAGAGCCAAAGCTGGAGGAGGATGCCTGCATGGGCTGCGGACTATGCGTGGACATTTGCAGGGAAAAAGCCCTTGTCCTGCAGGATGGAAAGCCGCAGCTCGATGAGACCCGGTGCGTGCTCTGCGCCGACTGCCTGCAGAGCTGCCCTACGGATGCCTGGAAGACCAAAAGAATGGGATATGCCGTCTATGTCGGAGGAAAGAATGGCAGACACCCAACGCAGGGAAAGAAGATCGCCGACTTTGTGGACGAGGAGCAGGGCATGAGAATAATTGAGCGCTGCCTGGACTTCTACCTGCAGCATGGCAATAAAAGAGAGCGGCTAGGCGAAATGATTCGCCGCGTCGGCATGGACGAGTTCAAGGCTGCGGTATTGCCGCAATGA